One part of the Desulfonema ishimotonii genome encodes these proteins:
- the cas2e gene encoding type I-E CRISPR-associated endoribonuclease Cas2e produces MMVVVEVENAPDKLRGTLTAWFLQVRAGLYVGTLSARMRDQIWVMITGVRDDLFSAVMVFPKNNEQGFGMRTFGKNRRKVVNVDGLELIEYIPHFERENAEFAEGVIGKKEP; encoded by the coding sequence ATGATGGTTGTTGTTGAGGTCGAGAATGCGCCGGATAAACTGCGGGGAACGCTGACTGCCTGGTTTTTGCAGGTACGGGCCGGGTTGTATGTGGGGACGCTGTCTGCCCGGATGCGGGATCAGATATGGGTGATGATTACGGGGGTCCGGGATGATTTGTTTTCCGCAGTGATGGTTTTTCCCAAAAATAATGAACAGGGGTTTGGGATGCGGACGTTTGGGAAAAATCGGAGAAAGGTGGTTAATGTTGACGGGTTGGAATTGATTGAGTATATACCTCATTTTGAAAGAGAGAATGCTGAGTTTGCGGAAGGCGTGATCGGTAAAAAAGAACCATAA
- the cas7e gene encoding type I-E CRISPR-associated protein Cas7/Cse4/CasC, with amino-acid sequence MSTFIQIHALTSHSTHCLNRDDLGHPKTVEFLGRNHGRISSQCQKRAIRDYMKLQEMAGDIGVRTKKLPLKVRDFLRENGVDDSLVLPLIPFIGALGEKKDPTKPVVKEYIKLSGRDDLSAEEKKKVTKAERTAQLIHIKQPEIEIIKQSALDACREGGKADDVKKYFKKAIEKKLKKATFKDGVDIALFGRMTTSPVFDDCDASVSVAHAMTTHPVFDQNDFFTAVDDLGDEGEGSGHMDDKAFSSGIFYRYASIHYDQLLKNMGNDKKLADQAVDGFLKAFVMALPTGSQNGFAAFQQPYAVLITTGTGCPTNLSNAFASDVKAASPLEKAVRQLVAEFGRTQTFFGDLKPVDRAAVTCQYGEFLPEDLGGLEKKETLGDLLVFVPEAI; translated from the coding sequence ATGAGCACATTCATCCAGATTCATGCCCTCACATCCCATTCCACCCACTGTCTGAACCGTGATGATCTGGGGCACCCCAAGACCGTCGAATTTCTGGGCCGCAATCATGGCCGCATCTCCAGCCAGTGCCAGAAGCGGGCCATCCGGGACTATATGAAGCTTCAGGAAATGGCCGGAGATATTGGGGTGCGCACCAAAAAACTGCCCCTGAAGGTCAGGGATTTTCTGAGGGAAAACGGCGTTGACGATTCGCTGGTTCTGCCGCTGATCCCTTTTATTGGGGCGCTGGGGGAAAAAAAGGACCCGACCAAGCCCGTGGTGAAAGAATATATAAAACTGTCGGGCCGGGATGATCTGAGCGCCGAAGAAAAGAAAAAGGTGACGAAAGCCGAACGCACGGCCCAGCTCATCCACATCAAACAACCCGAAATCGAAATCATAAAGCAGTCCGCCCTTGATGCCTGCCGGGAAGGTGGAAAGGCCGACGATGTGAAAAAATATTTCAAAAAGGCCATCGAAAAAAAGCTGAAGAAGGCCACGTTCAAAGACGGTGTGGATATCGCCCTGTTCGGGCGCATGACCACCAGCCCGGTGTTTGATGACTGCGACGCATCGGTTTCCGTTGCCCATGCCATGACCACCCATCCGGTCTTTGACCAGAACGATTTTTTCACAGCCGTGGACGATCTGGGCGACGAGGGGGAAGGCTCCGGCCATATGGATGACAAGGCCTTTTCCAGCGGCATTTTTTACCGGTATGCCAGCATTCACTATGACCAACTTCTGAAAAATATGGGCAATGACAAAAAACTGGCGGATCAGGCTGTAGACGGGTTTCTGAAGGCATTTGTCATGGCCCTGCCCACCGGTTCCCAGAACGGATTTGCCGCGTTTCAGCAGCCCTATGCCGTCCTGATTACAACCGGGACGGGATGCCCCACCAACCTGAGCAATGCCTTTGCTTCGGATGTAAAAGCAGCCTCCCCCCTTGAAAAAGCGGTCAGACAGCTTGTGGCGGAATTCGGGCGCACCCAGACGTTTTTCGGCGACCTGAAGCCGGTGGACCGTGCTGCCGTAACCTGCCAGTACGGGGAATTCCTGCCGGAAGATCTTGGCGGACTTGAGAAAAAGGAGACCCTCGGCGACCTGCTCGTCTTTGTCCCGGAGGCGATATGA
- the cas6e gene encoding type I-E CRISPR-associated protein Cas6/Cse3/CasE gives MYISKITTDYRKRGDVYELHQLLWKGFADGDNARERDFLFRAERLPRKQAVILVQSVSRPCWDGVFPPSGVAVKSYAPVFKNGQVFHFLIQVSASVAKSNGPGRQPTKKPLPWEAYTPWFRKRGKTDGFEVMAAEKVNDVFVSSRKKPKLRFAGRILTGMLRISESDAFLHAYQQGIGRGRAFGFGMLSLMGS, from the coding sequence ATGTATATTTCAAAAATCACCACTGATTACCGGAAACGCGGAGATGTGTACGAACTGCATCAGCTTTTGTGGAAGGGGTTTGCCGATGGTGATAACGCGCGGGAACGCGATTTTCTGTTCCGGGCCGAACGTCTGCCCCGGAAACAGGCGGTCATTCTGGTGCAGTCCGTGTCCCGTCCCTGCTGGGATGGCGTTTTCCCGCCGTCCGGGGTTGCCGTCAAATCCTATGCACCGGTGTTTAAAAACGGACAGGTTTTCCATTTTCTGATTCAGGTGAGTGCGTCCGTGGCAAAATCCAACGGTCCGGGCAGGCAGCCCACCAAAAAGCCGCTGCCGTGGGAGGCATATACCCCCTGGTTTCGAAAAAGGGGGAAGACAGACGGATTTGAGGTGATGGCCGCTGAAAAGGTGAACGATGTTTTTGTTTCCAGTCGGAAAAAGCCAAAGCTGAGATTCGCGGGCCGCATCCTGACCGGAATGCTGAGAATTTCGGAGTCCGATGCTTTCCTGCACGCCTATCAGCAGGGCATCGGGCGGGGGCGGGCGTTCGGGTTCGGGATGCTGTCGCTGATGGGCAGTTAG
- the cas1e gene encoding type I-E CRISPR-associated endonuclease Cas1e gives MEKELIFWGKSERKREAGELQWMSVWAHSLNVTAVAQAWLTERESLLTRWAALLGTDRNGITRQDALRVALHFTLLHDLGKYHFRFQGKNAGLFEALNSVAIPASNGSFDHGAWGFQFYGRHLTGRPGVPEKTEWYHFMRAVASHHGTYADPGGRTPKKVSGASVSADVLENARKRAVAGHIGRAARYFPLPEFGRFKNIRADAVVFLAGLCSVADWLGSDSDFFPCGPVRDTSEPEFITSAMTDAARAVLERNHLLGRYCGEPETRLSRIFPGIGRLRLRPLQQAACDLALNAAPRMIIIEAPMGEGKTEAAMILADRLLSAGYAEKLYFALPTMATSNAMYGRMSAMMADSRFFDENSSLVLAHGKRHLKEEFQRHVRIPENRETISDAENPPAGMMCSRFFSQSHKRSLLAQAGVGTVDQIMSAVLRKRHHWVKLFALSDAVVIIDEVHAYDAYMREILGRLASWLRAMGSHVILLSATLPHSVRQEISGAFGDLPDVRESREYPLMTHMVSGEKPRYIPCESVATSEKEVVFEATHDADAMADRVIRHARAGAQCCVILNTVAKAQEFYGLLADSERCGGLDIMLFHSRFMFRDRNRIEETVLARFGKHGDRSRGRILVATQVAEQSLDVDFDVMVSEIAPVDLLLQRAGRLHRFPENNRYRRGTPWERPRLTVFMPCETAARLLDDRIANPEARSVYDAAILFRTALLFENEDRALTVRIPDDIRPLVDRVYDGQEMEISPDDADRYEERWEEWKNLNYEQGVMGANAGRMMPDNRPGNLENKKSYQDDAAASEATDELQPDGTRLAPRSVRVVFADAAWLVREDLQDRAGAYRRFHMPLEEHSLSVIRGMLRGACSEAFNPHPDRMLPEEWHEIRKRFEQELPRWETHLILPVPVTENERYAFGGSGVVLEYSASRGLKIEYPESEADSFFRLKPETLAKPAFENPEPAETELAEPRKSRRPAAPAKDLIAKVRSNPLKSRISYLHVGHARLDVDDSGLVMTSADGDAFRQIPVASMTLILLEPGSVVTHEAVKLCAKHKCLLIWVGEGGVRLYSAGYSDFARADKILNQARMYNEPKQRLAVVRRMFEIRFRKPCPRNKSIGQLRGMEGSRVKKYYRELSGKYGVEWDGRLYDQSRWDRANTINRVISVGTSCLYGIAEAAILTAGYSPAIGFLHSGKDRSFVYDIADLYKEELVFPLCFELVRDNEPAAESLIRHHLRDVFKKTRFLERLIPDIEEILRPVE, from the coding sequence ATGGAAAAAGAACTGATTTTCTGGGGGAAATCGGAACGCAAAAGGGAGGCCGGAGAGTTGCAATGGATGTCCGTGTGGGCGCATTCGCTTAATGTGACCGCCGTTGCCCAGGCGTGGCTGACGGAGCGGGAATCGCTTCTGACGCGGTGGGCGGCCCTGCTCGGCACGGACCGGAATGGGATCACCCGGCAGGATGCGCTCCGGGTGGCGCTTCATTTCACCCTGCTGCACGATCTGGGCAAATACCATTTCAGATTTCAGGGAAAAAACGCCGGGCTGTTTGAAGCGTTGAACAGCGTGGCCATTCCGGCCTCAAACGGAAGTTTTGACCACGGGGCCTGGGGGTTTCAGTTTTACGGGCGGCATCTTACGGGGAGACCCGGTGTGCCCGAAAAAACCGAATGGTATCATTTTATGCGGGCGGTGGCGTCCCACCACGGCACATATGCCGATCCCGGAGGCCGAACGCCCAAAAAGGTCAGCGGGGCGTCCGTTTCTGCGGATGTCCTTGAGAATGCCAGAAAACGGGCGGTTGCCGGACATATCGGACGGGCGGCCCGATATTTTCCCCTGCCGGAGTTCGGGCGGTTCAAAAATATCCGTGCGGACGCGGTGGTGTTTCTGGCCGGACTCTGTTCCGTGGCCGACTGGCTGGGGTCAGACAGTGATTTTTTCCCGTGCGGCCCGGTCCGTGACACCTCGGAGCCGGAATTTATCACTTCGGCCATGACGGACGCGGCCCGGGCGGTTCTGGAACGGAATCATTTGCTGGGCCGGTACTGCGGAGAGCCGGAGACCCGGCTGTCCCGGATTTTCCCCGGTATCGGACGGCTGCGACTGAGACCCCTTCAGCAGGCCGCCTGCGATCTGGCGCTGAACGCGGCCCCCCGGATGATCATAATCGAAGCACCCATGGGTGAGGGAAAAACCGAAGCAGCGATGATTCTTGCGGACCGGCTTCTTTCCGCCGGATACGCGGAAAAGCTCTATTTTGCACTGCCCACCATGGCGACCTCCAACGCCATGTATGGCCGCATGTCGGCCATGATGGCTGACAGCCGCTTTTTTGATGAAAATTCCTCCCTGGTGCTGGCCCACGGCAAGCGGCATCTGAAAGAGGAATTTCAGCGCCATGTGCGGATTCCCGAAAACCGCGAGACGATCTCCGATGCCGAAAACCCGCCCGCCGGGATGATGTGCAGCCGGTTTTTCTCCCAAAGCCACAAGCGGAGCCTGCTGGCACAGGCAGGAGTGGGCACGGTGGATCAGATCATGTCGGCGGTGCTGCGGAAACGCCATCACTGGGTGAAGCTTTTCGCCCTGTCGGACGCGGTGGTGATCATTGACGAGGTTCACGCCTATGACGCCTATATGCGGGAGATTCTGGGGCGGCTGGCGTCGTGGCTCAGGGCGATGGGCTCCCATGTCATCCTGCTTTCGGCCACTTTGCCCCATTCGGTCCGACAGGAGATTTCCGGGGCCTTCGGTGATTTGCCGGATGTGCGCGAATCCCGCGAATATCCGCTGATGACGCACATGGTGAGCGGTGAAAAGCCCCGGTATATTCCCTGCGAAAGCGTGGCGACCTCTGAAAAGGAAGTGGTGTTTGAAGCAACTCATGACGCAGATGCGATGGCGGACCGGGTGATCCGTCATGCACGGGCCGGGGCGCAGTGCTGCGTGATCCTGAACACCGTCGCAAAGGCGCAGGAATTTTACGGCCTGCTGGCGGATTCGGAACGGTGCGGCGGACTCGATATTATGCTCTTTCACAGCCGGTTTATGTTCCGGGACCGGAACCGGATCGAAGAGACGGTGCTGGCGCGGTTCGGCAAACATGGGGACCGGTCACGGGGGCGGATTCTGGTGGCCACACAGGTGGCGGAGCAGTCCCTGGATGTCGATTTTGACGTTATGGTTTCGGAGATTGCGCCCGTGGATCTGCTGCTCCAGCGGGCCGGACGGCTTCACCGGTTCCCGGAGAATAACAGATACCGCCGGGGAACTCCGTGGGAGCGGCCCCGGCTGACGGTGTTCATGCCCTGCGAGACCGCAGCCCGGCTGCTGGACGACCGGATCGCCAATCCCGAGGCGCGGTCGGTGTATGACGCGGCCATTCTTTTTCGGACGGCCCTGCTGTTTGAAAATGAGGACAGGGCGCTGACCGTTCGCATCCCTGACGATATTCGCCCGCTGGTGGACCGGGTGTATGACGGTCAGGAGATGGAGATTTCGCCGGATGATGCGGACCGGTATGAAGAGCGGTGGGAGGAGTGGAAAAATCTGAACTACGAGCAGGGTGTCATGGGCGCAAACGCGGGCCGGATGATGCCGGACAACCGCCCCGGAAATCTTGAGAATAAAAAATCGTATCAGGATGACGCGGCGGCTTCGGAGGCCACGGATGAGTTGCAGCCCGACGGAACCCGGCTGGCACCCCGATCGGTGCGGGTGGTGTTCGCGGATGCGGCCTGGCTGGTTCGGGAGGATTTGCAGGACCGGGCAGGGGCGTACCGGCGATTTCACATGCCCCTTGAGGAACATTCGCTGTCGGTGATCCGGGGGATGCTCCGGGGGGCGTGTTCGGAGGCATTCAATCCGCACCCGGACCGGATGCTGCCGGAGGAGTGGCACGAGATCCGAAAACGGTTTGAGCAGGAACTGCCCCGCTGGGAGACGCATCTGATTCTGCCGGTTCCGGTGACGGAGAATGAGCGGTATGCGTTCGGCGGTTCCGGGGTGGTGCTGGAATATTCCGCATCGCGGGGGTTGAAAATAGAATATCCGGAAAGTGAGGCGGATTCTTTTTTTCGGCTGAAACCGGAAACCCTGGCGAAACCGGCCTTTGAAAATCCCGAACCGGCGGAGACGGAGCTGGCCGAACCCCGGAAATCCCGCCGACCGGCCGCGCCTGCCAAGGATCTGATTGCCAAGGTCCGGTCCAATCCGTTGAAATCGCGGATTTCCTATCTGCATGTGGGCCACGCCCGTCTGGATGTGGATGATTCGGGACTGGTGATGACATCTGCGGACGGCGACGCATTTCGTCAGATTCCGGTGGCGTCGATGACGCTGATTCTGCTGGAACCCGGCTCGGTTGTCACCCATGAGGCTGTGAAACTGTGTGCAAAACACAAATGCCTGCTCATATGGGTGGGAGAAGGCGGGGTCCGTCTTTATTCGGCAGGTTACAGCGATTTCGCACGGGCGGATAAAATACTGAACCAGGCCCGGATGTACAACGAACCGAAACAGCGGCTGGCTGTGGTCCGGCGCATGTTTGAAATCCGGTTCAGAAAACCGTGTCCGAGAAACAAAAGTATCGGACAATTGCGGGGCATGGAAGGAAGCCGGGTGAAGAAATATTATAGGGAATTGTCCGGAAAGTACGGGGTTGAATGGGATGGCCGACTTTACGATCAGAGCCGGTGGGACAGGGCCAATACGATAAACCGGGTGATTTCCGTGGGGACGTCGTGTCTGTACGGGATTGCCGAGGCGGCCATTCTGACTGCGGGGTACAGTCCGGCCATCGGGTTTCTGCATTCGGGGAAAGACCGGTCGTTTGTTTACGATATTGCGGATTTGTATAAGGAGGAGCTGGTGTTTCCGCTCTGTTTCGAACTGGTTCGGGACAATGAACCTGCGGCGGAGTCCCTGATCCGGCATCATTTGCGGGATGTTTTTAAGAAAACCCGGTTTCTGGAGCGGCTGATTCCTGACATAGAGGAAATTCTCAGGCCGGTGGAATAA
- a CDS encoding 2Fe-2S iron-sulfur cluster-binding protein, with the protein MNRLNHLPTLRIRPEKKVSVIYRGNTYEGFEGDTVATTLYASGVRIFGRSLKYHRPRGLYSLDGECSNTMMAVDGMPNVRTENTLARSGMNVEAQNVVGKPEADLMGFMDKMSPAMPAGFYYKMFHKPAKIWPIAIRQIRKAAGLGVLAPDFEMKGKFDEIFPKADVCVIGGGPAGMNAALAAAEQGLRVILMESRPWLGGFFEYRAAAGEDGTPLYEHARALAKKVEETPNIRVFTGTSMVGAYNNNLITAFQRGGDDDVFDERYVEVRAESVVVATGCIERPLLFENNEKPGVMQVGCAHRLARTYGLLPGKAAVFSIGHDLGLEAAIDLSDLGLKVLCVADVREDGQDPALVAGLEKRGIPFYTGWTAASANGQKMLKSVTLTTVNGKRSREFACDTLVASAGLTPVNGPFTLLHAKLKYDNHTGFFLPGNMPEKCHMAGRIAGLHDAAAVETSGWLAGLRAAADCGATTNDAVRTAAEKLAGLPGPVRGSKFVIAPVKGKKTFICFDEDTTVKNIDQAMSDGFDVPELIKRFTSAGTGPGQGGIPGHNLPLYVAHTQESPDLAPRPTTMRSPLVPTLLATYAGTNHAMSKRTPVHESQTWAGGVMETVGVWKRARRFSDDKTARAEIENVRNNVGMLDASTLGKFRLFGPDALKALERVYVSNMSKVAEGRIKYSAMCNEDGCVIDDGVVTKIGENDYYLTTSTGRAGATAEWFRYHTRFDGWDFSIVNLTDAYGVINLAGPNARKVLEKVTDADVSDAAFPFSAYREFSIRDAIPVRAMRLGFVGELSYEFHVPASLMQSLWDILEEAGAEFGIRKFGLEAQGTLRMEKGHVILGSESEQRTTLHDIGMGFLWYRKKPDAKTVGAVALHQTEKQTGRLKLVGFKMENPSVGTPRDGSPVVDSKVRGYVCTARYSFALGEPVGMALVDDDLAANGNRIGIFEDGCNGDLKYAKVVPMHFYDPEGKRMKM; encoded by the coding sequence ATGAACAGGCTTAATCATCTGCCGACACTGAGAATCCGTCCCGAAAAAAAAGTTTCCGTCATTTACCGGGGCAACACCTACGAAGGTTTTGAAGGCGATACGGTTGCCACAACGCTGTACGCCAGCGGGGTCCGCATCTTCGGACGGAGCCTCAAATATCACCGCCCGCGCGGGTTGTACAGCCTGGACGGCGAGTGCAGCAACACCATGATGGCCGTGGACGGAATGCCCAATGTACGCACGGAAAACACCCTGGCCAGAAGCGGCATGAATGTGGAGGCCCAGAATGTGGTGGGCAAACCCGAAGCCGACCTGATGGGCTTTATGGACAAAATGAGTCCGGCCATGCCTGCGGGGTTTTATTACAAAATGTTTCACAAACCCGCAAAAATCTGGCCCATTGCCATCAGACAGATCCGCAAGGCGGCCGGTCTGGGGGTATTGGCACCGGACTTTGAGATGAAGGGGAAGTTTGACGAGATTTTCCCCAAAGCCGATGTCTGCGTGATCGGCGGCGGCCCGGCCGGCATGAACGCGGCCCTGGCGGCTGCGGAACAGGGGCTGCGCGTGATCCTGATGGAATCCCGGCCCTGGCTGGGCGGCTTTTTTGAATACCGGGCCGCAGCCGGTGAGGACGGCACACCGCTGTATGAACACGCCCGCGCCCTGGCAAAGAAGGTGGAAGAGACGCCCAATATCCGGGTATTCACCGGCACCTCGATGGTCGGCGCGTACAACAACAACCTGATCACGGCCTTTCAGCGGGGCGGCGACGACGACGTTTTTGACGAGCGGTATGTGGAAGTCCGGGCCGAAAGCGTGGTGGTGGCAACCGGCTGCATCGAGCGCCCCCTGCTCTTTGAGAACAACGAAAAACCGGGCGTGATGCAGGTGGGATGCGCCCACCGGCTGGCACGGACCTACGGGCTGCTTCCCGGCAAGGCGGCTGTGTTTAGCATCGGCCACGATCTGGGGCTGGAGGCGGCCATTGACCTCTCCGACCTGGGACTGAAGGTACTCTGCGTGGCCGACGTGCGCGAAGACGGCCAGGACCCGGCACTGGTGGCCGGGCTGGAGAAGCGGGGCATCCCTTTTTATACGGGCTGGACCGCGGCCAGCGCCAACGGCCAGAAAATGCTGAAAAGCGTGACGCTGACGACCGTCAACGGCAAGCGGAGCCGGGAATTTGCCTGTGACACCCTGGTGGCATCTGCCGGGCTGACACCGGTCAACGGCCCGTTCACCCTGCTTCACGCCAAACTGAAATACGACAATCACACCGGGTTCTTCCTGCCGGGCAACATGCCGGAGAAATGCCACATGGCTGGCCGGATCGCCGGTCTCCATGATGCCGCAGCAGTGGAAACATCGGGCTGGCTGGCCGGTCTGCGGGCTGCGGCAGACTGTGGTGCGACAACGAATGATGCGGTTCGGACGGCAGCGGAGAAACTGGCCGGTCTGCCCGGCCCGGTTCGCGGGTCCAAGTTTGTGATCGCACCCGTAAAAGGGAAAAAGACGTTCATCTGCTTTGACGAGGACACAACCGTCAAAAACATCGACCAGGCCATGTCCGACGGCTTTGACGTGCCCGAACTGATCAAGCGGTTTACCTCTGCCGGAACCGGTCCGGGACAGGGCGGCATTCCGGGGCACAACCTGCCCCTCTACGTGGCCCACACCCAGGAATCGCCGGATCTGGCTCCCCGACCCACCACCATGCGCTCCCCCCTGGTGCCCACTTTGCTGGCAACCTATGCCGGGACCAACCACGCCATGAGCAAGCGGACCCCGGTCCACGAATCCCAGACATGGGCGGGCGGGGTCATGGAAACGGTCGGCGTGTGGAAGCGCGCCCGCCGGTTCTCCGACGACAAGACGGCCCGCGCCGAGATCGAAAATGTGCGCAACAACGTGGGGATGCTCGACGCTTCCACTCTGGGCAAATTCCGCCTCTTCGGCCCGGACGCGCTCAAAGCCCTTGAGCGGGTCTATGTGAGCAACATGTCCAAGGTGGCCGAGGGCCGTATCAAATATTCGGCCATGTGCAACGAGGACGGATGCGTCATTGACGACGGCGTGGTCACAAAAATCGGCGAAAACGACTACTATCTGACCACCTCCACAGGCCGGGCCGGCGCAACGGCGGAATGGTTCCGGTATCACACCCGTTTTGACGGCTGGGATTTCAGCATCGTCAACCTGACCGACGCCTACGGCGTCATCAATCTGGCCGGACCCAATGCCCGCAAGGTGCTGGAGAAGGTCACCGATGCGGATGTCTCTGACGCGGCCTTCCCCTTCTCAGCCTATCGGGAATTCAGCATCAGAGACGCGATCCCGGTCCGGGCCATGCGGCTGGGGTTTGTGGGCGAGCTGTCCTACGAGTTCCATGTGCCCGCCTCCCTCATGCAGTCACTCTGGGATATCCTCGAAGAGGCGGGCGCAGAGTTCGGCATCAGAAAATTCGGGCTGGAAGCCCAGGGAACCCTGCGTATGGAAAAGGGGCATGTGATCCTCGGCTCCGAGTCAGAACAGCGCACCACCCTGCACGACATCGGCATGGGATTCCTCTGGTACCGCAAAAAGCCCGACGCCAAAACCGTGGGCGCGGTGGCCCTGCATCAGACCGAGAAACAGACAGGTCGTCTGAAGCTGGTGGGATTCAAAATGGAAAATCCCTCGGTGGGCACGCCCAGGGACGGCTCGCCCGTTGTGGACAGCAAGGTGCGGGGCTACGTCTGTACAGCCCGGTACAGCTTTGCCCTGGGAGAGCCGGTGGGCATGGCCCTGGTGGACGATGATCTGGCCGCAAACGGCAACCGCATCGGTATTTTCGAGGACGGGTGCAACGGGGATCTGAAATACGCCAAAGTCGTTCCCATGCACTTCTATGACCCCGAAGGCAAACGGATGAAGATGTAG
- the cas5e gene encoding type I-E CRISPR-associated protein Cas5/CasD, whose protein sequence is MTQYLLMPIAAPMQSWGDMVVSGDDRPSLPFPTHSGLAGMICAALGIDRKDGEQLRQVHDYLCFVVAQVNAGAMWHDFYTVRNVVRATGGTDGAIVGRKFYLADALFLVAVSAGQACPYTLKQIGHALLFPRFALYAGRRAYPLSLPPVCLENSAARMAECENPVREMGTLLRNEETRRGLFYHHPLADQPVSELRFYVESGEAGAFGLSGDVPLIPHTVRDRYHGRYRSWGYREFDERDVLCIHFPTEE, encoded by the coding sequence ATGACACAATACCTGCTCATGCCCATTGCCGCGCCCATGCAGAGCTGGGGCGACATGGTCGTCTCCGGCGATGACCGGCCCTCCCTGCCGTTTCCCACCCATTCGGGGCTGGCCGGGATGATCTGCGCGGCTTTGGGAATCGACCGAAAAGACGGGGAACAGCTCCGGCAGGTTCATGATTATCTCTGCTTTGTGGTGGCACAGGTGAACGCCGGGGCCATGTGGCATGATTTTTACACAGTCCGAAACGTGGTCCGGGCCACCGGTGGCACGGACGGGGCCATTGTGGGCCGGAAATTCTATTTGGCGGACGCCCTGTTTCTGGTGGCGGTTTCGGCAGGGCAGGCGTGTCCGTACACGCTGAAACAGATCGGCCATGCCCTGCTGTTTCCCCGGTTTGCCCTTTATGCCGGACGCCGCGCCTATCCCCTTTCCCTCCCGCCGGTCTGCCTTGAAAACAGCGCCGCACGGATGGCCGAATGTGAAAATCCGGTCCGGGAGATGGGGACACTGCTCCGAAATGAGGAGACGCGGCGCGGCCTGTTTTATCATCATCCCCTGGCGGATCAGCCGGTGTCCGAGCTGCGGTTTTATGTGGAATCCGGCGAAGCCGGAGCGTTCGGACTTTCCGGGGATGTGCCGCTGATTCCCCACACGGTGCGGGACCGGTATCATGGCCGGTACAGAAGCTGGGGATATCGCGAGTTTGATGAGCGGGATGTCCTGTGTATTCATTTTCCCACTGAGGAGTGA
- a CDS encoding sarcosine oxidase subunit gamma SoxG, with the protein MTTIRRRSPVTFSARPSATETRNDWVVALEYSNEGDGPHLIDLSHRSRWDLQDKNISDMTPFGVAVPATPGECVLENGILVNRMNGTQAALLHLAGDQPESPEAAAFTETTEATVFLALTGKNVFSITEKLTGLDLADPAKKAPFLIQGPLSHVPCQITVLKRDGNDGVVLLTCSRGYGHNMVHAILGAGEEFGMRPAGESAFLKVLG; encoded by the coding sequence ATGACAACCATTCGACGGCGATCGCCGGTAACATTTTCGGCCCGGCCCTCAGCAACAGAAACGCGCAATGACTGGGTTGTGGCCCTTGAATACAGCAACGAGGGCGACGGCCCCCACCTCATCGACCTGAGCCACCGGAGCCGGTGGGATCTTCAGGATAAGAATATTTCGGACATGACGCCCTTTGGCGTGGCCGTGCCTGCGACGCCGGGCGAGTGCGTCCTGGAAAACGGTATCCTCGTCAACCGCATGAACGGAACGCAGGCGGCCCTGTTGCATCTGGCGGGAGATCAGCCCGAATCGCCCGAAGCGGCGGCCTTTACCGAAACCACCGAGGCCACGGTTTTTCTGGCCCTGACCGGAAAAAATGTGTTTTCCATCACCGAAAAGCTGACAGGCCTTGACCTTGCCGATCCGGCAAAAAAAGCCCCGTTTCTGATCCAGGGGCCGCTTTCCCATGTTCCCTGTCAGATCACCGTGCTGAAGCGGGACGGAAACGACGGCGTGGTGCTGCTCACCTGCTCCAGAGGCTACGGCCACAATATGGTCCACGCCATTCTCGGCGCAGGCGAGGAGTTCGGGATGCGCCCGGCCGGGGAATCCGCGTTTCTGAAGGTGCTGGGATAA
- a CDS encoding sarcosine oxidase subunit delta: protein MALTITCPICGKRNGYEFRYGGEDKGPRPDEAGLTPEDWCDYAHMNNCVAGVQKEWWCHRDGCGSWFTICRDTTTNLEVAEPAASAEAEAK from the coding sequence ATGGCACTGACCATTACATGCCCGATTTGCGGAAAACGGAATGGCTATGAATTCCGGTACGGCGGTGAGGACAAAGGACCGAGACCGGATGAGGCCGGGCTGACGCCGGAAGACTGGTGCGATTACGCCCATATGAACAACTGCGTGGCCGGAGTGCAGAAGGAGTGGTGGTGTCACCGGGACGGCTGCGGTTCCTGGTTCACCATCTGCCGGGATACGACAACCAACCTTGAAGTGGCCGAACCGGCTGCTTCGGCAGAAGCGGAGGCAAAGTAA